A segment of the Methanosarcinales archaeon genome:
TCATATTGGAATTAGTGAGTCCTGCCGGAGTTGCTAATGAATTATACATAAATCCGGCACTGATAAGACCGGTCAGACCTGCTCCGGCTGCCAGCTGTACAGTACCTGTACCCACACCAGTTGCCTGGGCCATTGCCGCAGGGGCTCCTCCCACTGGTATGAAATGAACTCCCAAACCTACCAGGACACCTCCCAGAGTTATTAAGAAAATTGTTGTTACTGGATCGATCATGCGGTTACACCTCCACTTTCCTCCTTATATGGACCGTATGCCTTTCTGGCTTTTACCTCAACAAGCCTATTGGCAAGTATCAGGATCAAGACGATTATTATTCCCGTAATAATAGCATTGATGCTCCCGGGAACCGGATCCATTCCACTGAAAATTGTTGATCTCCAGTTGTCCAGGAACACAGTCAGGCCAAGTGCCAGTCCTGTCATTGGGCCGCCAAACTTAGCGCATGCCCAGACATTATCCATACCGTTTCTAAGACCAGATTCGGCTTTTCTTACAATATTCCCTGAGAATGCAGCATTTAATCCGGCACCAAATTCCTGTTGCTGGAACTCTCTTTCCGCACCATAATGGACATCACCTGTTGATGAGCCAATGGCTCCTGCTGTTATTCCCCAAAGTAATGCCAATAGCGGCAGTGGGAATGGGTGTCCCATAAAATGGTCCATTATAAATGAAAAACTCACTATACAAAACACTGCAATAAATCCATGTCCCATAATTACAGGGATGTGCCCTGTTACCATGTCCATGTATATCGGTTGTTTGAAACGTTTTTGACTTGCACAACGCCCTAAATGCGCCGTAATTGAGAATAATCCGAGTACAAGTGCAGCAATAAATGCACCGATTGCGATAGCAAATATCACTGACATTTCCTTAGCGATCAATACTGAAGCCATCGTCCCACCGGTGGCACAAAATAGGCCGTAAGATACCGGTTCTCCTGAAATGGCTTTGTTAAAGATCCTATGGGGGAAGTTCATTTGAGCAGCAAGTTGCACCTGAGAGTTAGGGTTACTCTGGGAGCCGACATCTGATTCCAGATCTTCGGCTGCACCTGCGATAGTGGCCAGAGCCCCAGTCAGCGCAACAATGCCCATATCCATAATTATTGGATCAGTCATTCTATTTTCATCCTCCTATACTTATAATTGTAATCAATGAGATCTTTCTATCCAAAAAAATCCAGATCCCATATCTCATGTCCAAAAACTAGTATATACTAGTTTATTTTATATTGGATTACCAGAAATCCTTTATAAACTTTTCTAAATTAATATGCGGTGGACTAATTGGCGTATCAATAAAAAAAGCAAAAACCTCAAGTCCCTATATCCCATCCTTCCATATATTCATACTGATGGGGTTTGAGGGTGTCGATTCTTATATCAAGGGCCTCAAGTTTGAGTTCAGCTACTTTCATATCTATATCATTTGGCACAGGATGTACACCTGGTGTAAGCCTGGTTTTGGAAATATACTCAACACTCAATGCCTGGTTAGCAAAACTCATATCCATTACTTCTGCAGGATGGCCGTCCCCGGCAGCGAGATTTACAAGCCGCCCGTCTGCCAGCACATTTATCCGCCGCCCACCCAGGTCGTATTCGGTTATGTTATTGCGCACTTTCCGGATTGAAATGGCCATTTCTTTTAAATGGTCAAGATTTATCTCCACATTAAAATGCCCGGAATTGGCAAGTATGGCCCCGTCAGGCATTAATTCGAAGTGTTCCTTTGTCAGGATATCCACATTGCCGGTGGTGGTAACAAAGATCTCGCCAATTACCGCAGCTTCGATCATTGGCATTACACGATAACCATCCATCTTGGCCTCTAAGGCACGGATCGGGTCTACTTCAGTTACGATCATATTTGCACCAAGACCCACCCCACGCATGGCAGCACCTTTACCACACCAGCCGTATCCTGCAATCACAACGTTCTTACCGGCGACCAGGAGGTTTGTGGTGCGTATTATACCATCCCAGCTGGACTGCCCGGTACCATAGCGATTATCGAACAGGAATTTTGTCATAGCATCGTTCACGGCGATCACAGGGATCTTCAAAACACCGTCCCTTTCCATTGATTTCAGTCTATGGATGCCAGTTGTGGTCTCTTCACATGCACCCAGGATGTTCGGCATCAGTTCCTGTTTTTCTGTGTGAAGTTTAAAAATAAGGTCAGCACCATCATCAATGGTGATATCTGGTTTATGGTCAAGTACGGCATCAATGGCACTATAATATTCCTTATCAGAACAATCATATTTTGCATAACAAGAAATATTCTCCCTGGTGTCAAGAGCCCTTGCCACATCATCCTGTGTACTCAGGGGATTACAGCCTGTTATAGCCACTTCTGCGCCCCCCGCTGCCAGGGTCTCAACCAGTACTGCTGTTTTTGCTTCCACGTGCAGGGCCATTCCCACAATATGGCCTGAAAGGGGCTGTGTTTTGATAAAATCCTCTCTGACCTTTGCCAGTACAGGCATATGGTTCTTTGCCCATTCGATCTTCATATTCCCTGATTCGATCAATGTTTCAGTCATTCATGTTTCTCCTTGAAAAATTGTAAAAATAAAATCATTTATTTATTAATTATTCTTTTTTCACTCTCTGGATTAGCTTTTCAGCTGCAACGGCTGCCTCTTCCATAACTTTTACCTGGTCTATGGATTTGACCACTCCATCTTCCATCAAAATATTTCCATTCACAATCGTAGTCTTCACATCAGAGCCTCTGGCGGCATATACAAGATGGGATATTGGATTATGGACTGGAAGTAAATGGGGTTTATTCATATCCACTATTATCATATCTGCTAACATGCCTGGTTTTAATACTCCGACCGGGACCCCCAGAGCCTTTGCACCATTTAAGGTTGCCATTTTCAATACTTTTTCAGCCGGTAAAGTCGTAGGATCCATGGAATTTACTTTATGAAGCAGGGCCGTGGTTTTCATCTCTTCGAACATGTCCAGGCTGTTGTTGGAAGCACACCCATCCGTGCCCAACGCTACGTTTGCACCACGTTCTAACAGTTCAGGCACCGGGGCGATGCCTGATGCCAGTTTCATATTGCTAATTGGGCAGTGGGCAATATTCACATTCCTGTTGGCAAGGATATCCATGTCTCCCCCGGATAGCCAGATGCAGTGGGCAGCCAATACATCAGGTCCCAGAAAACCCAGTTCGTCCAGCATATTCACACTGCACATCCCGAACTGCTCTTTCATCTGGTTCAGTTCAGCCTCGGTCTCAAGCACATGAATATGTATGCGGGCATTATCCTTGAGAGCCTGTTCCTTTACAAGCCCCAGGAATTCCCTGCTGCAGGTATTTGGGGCATGGGGACCGTACATTGCGGTAATACGACCTTCGGCACCACCGTCCCATTTCTTAACAAACCGGGTCCCTTCTGCCAATTCGAAATCAGCCCTGGATTTATCTCCCAGGTCGATCATGCCGTATGAAAGGGCTGCCCTCATCCCTGATTCTTCAACTGCCCTGGCTACACTGTCCACATGGACATACATATCTGCAAAAGCTGTAGTCCCTGATCTTATCATCTCAACACACCCCAGCATGGTGCCAATATACAGGTCTTCGTCTGTGAGCATGGCTTCTGCGGGCCAGATATGATCTTTAAGCCATTGTTTTAGAGGCAGATCATCTGCATAACCGCGAAAAAGCGTCATGCCAATATGTGTATGGGTATTGATCAGGCCAGGCATTACGACGCAGTTGTTGGCATCGATCACTTTTTGTGCTAGTTTTTCCTCCTTACCCACATAGGTGATCTTGCTGTCTTCTATAAGCACACACCCATTTTTAATAGGAGGTCCGTCCATTGTAATTACATAACCGTTCTTAATGAGAATATCAGCCATCTAGTCCTGATAAACAGTTTCAATAATCAATAAGGTTTCTGATAAATCCATTAAAAACATGCGCCGATCGGGATTCGAACCCGAGTTCATGGCTTGGCAAGCCACGGTGATAGCCACTACACTATCGGCGCACAATGGTATCTAGTGGAATCCTCATAGGAGAATATAGTATATAGATTTTTGGTTGTAGAATTACCTTAATGTGACTATTAATTTTTTTGTACAATTTATTTGTCTATAGGGTGTTTGAATCGATACTGGATCCTCCTGATCAAACCCCGTATGGTCTGTACCTCCCGGGATGATAACCTTGCGCGGCCAAGGATACG
Coding sequences within it:
- a CDS encoding adenosylhomocysteinase — its product is MTETLIESGNMKIEWAKNHMPVLAKVREDFIKTQPLSGHIVGMALHVEAKTAVLVETLAAGGAEVAITGCNPLSTQDDVARALDTRENISCYAKYDCSDKEYYSAIDAVLDHKPDITIDDGADLIFKLHTEKQELMPNILGACEETTTGIHRLKSMERDGVLKIPVIAVNDAMTKFLFDNRYGTGQSSWDGIIRTTNLLVAGKNVVIAGYGWCGKGAAMRGVGLGANMIVTEVDPIRALEAKMDGYRVMPMIEAAVIGEIFVTTTGNVDILTKEHFELMPDGAILANSGHFNVEINLDHLKEMAISIRKVRNNITEYDLGGRRINVLADGRLVNLAAGDGHPAEVMDMSFANQALSVEYISKTRLTPGVHPVPNDIDMKVAELKLEALDIRIDTLKPHQYEYMEGWDIGT
- a CDS encoding amidohydrolase family protein, translating into MADILIKNGYVITMDGPPIKNGCVLIEDSKITYVGKEEKLAQKVIDANNCVVMPGLINTHTHIGMTLFRGYADDLPLKQWLKDHIWPAEAMLTDEDLYIGTMLGCVEMIRSGTTAFADMYVHVDSVARAVEESGMRAALSYGMIDLGDKSRADFELAEGTRFVKKWDGGAEGRITAMYGPHAPNTCSREFLGLVKEQALKDNARIHIHVLETEAELNQMKEQFGMCSVNMLDELGFLGPDVLAAHCIWLSGGDMDILANRNVNIAHCPISNMKLASGIAPVPELLERGANVALGTDGCASNNSLDMFEEMKTTALLHKVNSMDPTTLPAEKVLKMATLNGAKALGVPVGVLKPGMLADMIIVDMNKPHLLPVHNPISHLVYAARGSDVKTTIVNGNILMEDGVVKSIDQVKVMEEAAVAAEKLIQRVKKE
- a CDS encoding tetrahydromethanopterin S-methyltransferase subunit E, which codes for MTDPIIMDMGIVALTGALATIAGAAEDLESDVGSQSNPNSQVQLAAQMNFPHRIFNKAISGEPVSYGLFCATGGTMASVLIAKEMSVIFAIAIGAFIAALVLGLFSITAHLGRCASQKRFKQPIYMDMVTGHIPVIMGHGFIAVFCIVSFSFIMDHFMGHPFPLPLLALLWGITAGAIGSSTGDVHYGAEREFQQQEFGAGLNAAFSGNIVRKAESGLRNGMDNVWACAKFGGPMTGLALGLTVFLDNWRSTIFSGMDPVPGSINAIITGIIIVLILILANRLVEVKARKAYGPYKEESGGVTA